A genomic stretch from Candidatus Nitrososphaera gargensis Ga9.2 includes:
- a CDS encoding muconolactone Delta-isomerase family protein, producing MGAHLSCMLYLVIDAVKLEFVSPDLAVAQMKMLQQTFSIYRELKEQGKLKFAYAFADSPGGIMVLDVASNEELQQTLFLLPSMPLVNRTVRPLTEIKQVEDLITELESIVSSMPRTPGEKKPPSS from the coding sequence ATGGGCGCGCATCTGTCCTGCATGCTGTATCTTGTAATAGATGCCGTCAAGCTGGAATTCGTGTCGCCGGATCTTGCAGTGGCCCAGATGAAGATGCTGCAACAGACTTTTAGCATCTACCGCGAGCTGAAAGAGCAGGGCAAGCTCAAGTTTGCCTACGCGTTTGCAGACTCGCCGGGAGGCATAATGGTTCTGGACGTGGCATCCAACGAAGAGCTCCAGCAGACCCTGTTCCTGCTGCCGTCGATGCCACTTGTCAACAGAACAGTCAGACCGCTGACCGAGATCAAGCAGGTGGAGGATCTCATAACGGAGCTAGAGTCGATAGTGAGCTCTATGCCGAGGACGCCGGGAGAGAAGAAGCCACCATCCAGCTAG
- a CDS encoding PDZ domain-containing protein — protein MISIIVHNPVNTFISFGLLIAIVGGSFYYVYALAPRGPWMGIMDGAFITPGAAQAIGLDEDHGFLIFVIAPSSPAAKVGLQQADDEVVIGGQRIPVGGDIIVSMDGRQINGIDDICSVLEQKQVGDNVRIGINRDGRLQEVNLILEEAPPGETSDC, from the coding sequence ATGATAAGCATCATAGTGCACAACCCTGTCAACACTTTCATTTCATTTGGGCTATTGATCGCAATAGTCGGAGGATCGTTCTACTATGTCTATGCCTTGGCTCCCAGAGGCCCATGGATGGGCATCATGGATGGGGCTTTTATTACACCAGGAGCAGCCCAAGCAATAGGGTTGGACGAAGATCATGGTTTTTTGATATTCGTAATTGCACCATCAAGTCCAGCCGCCAAAGTAGGACTGCAACAAGCTGACGACGAGGTAGTCATAGGTGGACAGAGAATACCAGTTGGCGGAGACATTATTGTCAGCATGGATGGAAGACAGATCAACGGAATCGATGACATTTGTAGTGTCTTGGAGCAAAAGCAGGTCGGAGATAATGTCAGGATTGGTATAAACAGAGACGGCAGATTGCAGGAAGTCAATTTGATACTTGAAGAAGCGCCGCCAGGAGAAACTTCTGACTGCTAA
- a CDS encoding hemerythrin domain-containing protein, whose protein sequence is MSTESLRKDHHLIEKMLKALDTTAALLKSGKTIPAPILDQMIDFTKNFTLVCHHGKEEDSLFPALEKSGMPREGGPIARMLFEHEVTKQLASKLEESAKIYLQSGRADSLVADIKGYIDHVALHLAKENHRLFMMADMILQGKADQINRDLARSEEEKLKELGKTRSHYEKLVSDIELGLA, encoded by the coding sequence ATGTCGACTGAATCACTGCGCAAAGATCACCACCTGATTGAAAAGATGCTCAAGGCGCTTGACACGACTGCAGCGCTGCTGAAGAGCGGCAAAACCATTCCTGCGCCGATCCTTGACCAGATGATCGATTTTACAAAGAACTTTACGCTAGTGTGCCACCACGGCAAGGAGGAAGACTCGCTCTTCCCGGCGCTTGAGAAGAGCGGGATGCCAAGGGAAGGCGGCCCCATAGCAAGGATGCTATTTGAGCACGAAGTGACAAAGCAGCTGGCGTCAAAGCTCGAAGAGTCTGCCAAGATCTACCTGCAGTCAGGCAGGGCTGATTCGCTGGTTGCCGACATCAAGGGCTACATCGACCACGTGGCCCTGCACCTTGCAAAAGAAAACCACCGGCTGTTCATGATGGCAGACATGATCCTGCAGGGCAAGGCCGACCAGATCAACAGGGACCTTGCCCGGTCTGAGGAAGAAAAGCTGAAAGAGCTTGGAAAAACAAGGAGTCATTATGAAAAGCTAGTAAGTGACATCGAGTTAGGTCTTGCCTAG